The following nucleotide sequence is from Gymnodinialimonas sp. 202GB13-11.
GCATCGCCGGTTGGTGGGGCGAGGTGCATGTCGCCGTCCATAAGGGTCTGGGATTGGCTGGGGCCGTGACCAATGGCGTGATGCGGGATCTCGACGTGATTGATGATGGGTTCCCAGTGCTGGCAGGCTCTGTCGGGGTGAGCCACGGTTTTGTCCATGTGCGAGAGATCGGCACGCCCGTCTCGATCATGGGCTTACAAGTCGCGCAGGGCGAATTGGTCCATGCTGACCGCCATGGCGCATTGGTCGTGCCGGAGGATGTGATCCCCAAACTGAAGGCCGCGATTGAAACAGTCGTCGCCTCTGAGGCCATCGTGCTTGGACCAGCCCGTGAGGACGGCTTCGATATCGAAAAATTGGCCGAAGCTTGGGCCAAGTTCGAGGCTGCGCGCACATAGCTAATCCAACCCCGTGGGGAACCCGCCTGGCTTTCGCATGGCCTGCGTGAGCGGCAGGTCGCGGTCGCTTTGACGCGGCGCTATGCGTTGCCAACTTGCCGTTGCGTTAACTGAACACCTGTACACAGCTTCGGTAGATTGACGCTCTGGTGCAGCTAGCTTGCGCCTTTCCGCGAAGCGCGGTCTGAAATTTACTCACGGAAAAATAGGTAAATTACTGCAAAACATAGATAAAAACCGTATCTGAAAAGAAATTTGCAACTCACCTCCTGGTTGCATGGAAAGATTTACCAAATAAAAACTATTTGATCTGCCACAACATGCTGGCTGCTGAACCTTGTGTAGCTTCTGTCGCAAGGGACGCTTTGGGGAAAAGTGTCCACCGGTCCGAATGCGCAGGAGGAAGCATCATGAAGGACGCCGTCCAGAAAGGCTCGACCAAACCGACACCGCATGTGGATGCAGCAGGCTATGCCAGCATGTACGCAGAGTCGGTTGAAAACCCGGATGCGTTCTGGGAAGAGCAGGGCAAGCGGATCGACTGGATCAAGCCTTACACGAAGGTC
It contains:
- a CDS encoding RraA family protein is translated as MADIPVDLLALLRQVDTPTVCNAIEVAQGGRGFNRFTRGTMQHSKPGDPPIVGRARTAKIAGLAPPQEAPDVIKARRMEYFRSMADGDGPTCAVVEDLDYPNCIAGWWGEVHVAVHKGLGLAGAVTNGVMRDLDVIDDGFPVLAGSVGVSHGFVHVREIGTPVSIMGLQVAQGELVHADRHGALVVPEDVIPKLKAAIETVVASEAIVLGPAREDGFDIEKLAEAWAKFEAART